A stretch of the Ananas comosus cultivar F153 linkage group 14, ASM154086v1, whole genome shotgun sequence genome encodes the following:
- the LOC109720524 gene encoding transcription factor TGA2.1-like — protein sequence MADAGERTDTSTDIDADERNHRLERGQTAVVAASDSSDRSKDKTGDQKTLRRLAQNREAARKSRLRKKAYVQQLESSRLKLTQLEQELQRARQQGIFISSTGDQSHTISANGAKSFDIEYGRWLEEHNRQVNELRAAVNAHASDTDLRTIVDGITTQFDEIFKIKGVAAKADVFHILSGMWKTPAERCFMWLGGFRPSEILKLLSNQLEPLTEQQVMGLCDLQQSSQQAEDALSQGMEALQQSLAETLAGSLGPSGSSGNVANYMGQMAMAMGKLGTLEKFLRQADNLRQQTLQQMHQRLTTRQSARAVLTIHDYFSRLRALSSLWLARPRE from the exons ATGGCAGATGCTGGTGAAAGAACTGATACCTCAACAGACATTGATGCCGATgagagaaaccacagg TTAGAACGAGGACAAACTGCTGTTGTAGCAGCTTCTGATTCTAGCGATAGGTCAAAGGATAAAACTGGGGACCAAAAA ACTCTTCGTCGTCTTGCACAAAACCGTGAAGCTGCAAGAAAAAGCCGTTTGAGGAAAAAG GCATACGTTCAACAATTGGAGAGTAGTAGACTGAAACTTACACAACTAGAGCAGGAGCTCCAGCGGGCCCGCCAACAG GGTATCTTTATTTCTAGCACAGGAGACCAATCTCATACAATAAGTGCGAATG GAGCTAAATCTTTCGACATAGAGTACGGGCGGTGGCTGGAAGAGCATAACCGGCAGGTAAATGAGCTAAGGGCTGCGGTGAATGCTCATGCTAGTGACACAGATCTCCGTACTATTGTTGATGGCATCACGACGCAGTTTGATGAGATTTTCAAGATCAAAGGTGTCGCTGCTAAGGCAGATGTCTTTCATATCTTATCAGGCATGTGGAAGACTCCTGCAGAGAGGTGTTTCATGTGGCTTGGCGGTTTCCGCCCATCTGAAATTTTAAAG CTTCTCTCAAATCAGCTGGAGCCTCTGACAGAGCAGCAGGTGATGGGCTTATGCGATCTTCAGCAATCTTCTCAGCAAGCCGAGGATGCTCTCTCGCAAGGGATGGAGGCATTGCAGCAGTCCTTAGCGGAAACACTGGCTGGCTCTCTTGGGCCCTCAGGATCCTCAGGGAACGTGGCGAACTACATGGGCCAGATGGCCATGGCCATGGGCAAACTCGGGACGCTAGAAAAGTTCCTTCGCCAG GCAGACAACCTGCGGCAGCAGACTCTGCAACAAATGCATCAGAGATTAACCACCCGTCAATCCGCACGCGCCGTCCTCACCATACATGATTACTTCTCGCGGCTCCGCGCGTTGAGCTCTCTATGGCTTGCTCGGCCCCGAGAGTAG